The genome window AATTGTTAATGAAACACCGCGAGTCAATCGCGTAGTTTACGATGTAACGAGTAAACCGCCAGCGACAATTGAATGGGAATAGTGAGAAGAGCTCAGTTGAGCTTTTTTTTATTGCCCACTCAAGCTAAAAAAGCCAATAACAAGGTCCGAGTCATTGGCTCTCTTATGAGAGTTTTTTGTATGAACTGATTCCGAATAATTTCTAAACTAGAAACTAGTTAAGTCATTAATCGGCTGAAAAAGTCAATAATTATTTGTATGAATAGAATCAATGATTTTAATAAATAAGTAACCCCTTAATGCTCATTGTGGGTCGGCTCCAATATTAATGTTTGGGATTTTTTGGTAAAGAAGCAATCTTAACAAATCCAATTTGCAACATAGAGGCCATATGTGCTTATTGTTGGAGCCGTCCTTTAAGAATGTTTTTGTTACTTAAAACACAAACTTCTCCAGGCACGATAGTTTTAGCAGTTTCAAGTGTGACTTTATGAAGGTTTAAATTCTTGGAAAGTGCTCTTACTCAGTTGATAAAAAACAGTTCAATATTGCCGCTTTGATTTTCTATTGTTAATGTCTCTTTATTCTGAAGTATCATTGCTTAGAATATCAAATAATTAACTAGAATGAGTCCCATTTGACTTACAAAATGGGCGCAGATGTTACTAACTAAGGAATCGCAATCCTAAGGTCTGACATAATTTTCAAATTATGTTGGATTTTTTTTCAAATTCAAAAAAATTACAGAACCTATTTTTGCTATAATAAATTAAACTACTTACCCCTAGGGTATTCCAGGAGGAAGCAATTGTTAAAAAAATTAGGATATCTCTTGACGATACTGAGTGGCATTTGGGCGTTATCATTTGCCATGAGTTTTAAAGAGGATGATAAAGCGGCAAACTTCCCTGAACATGTTGCACAGCCAACTGATGCAAGCGATTTCAGGGGGGGGGCCGTTAGATAATAGCGATAAATCCGATTCTTCAAAGGATGTTTCAAGTAAAGTTGTTGAAGCTCCTAAGCTCACGCGGGGAATCGAAACTCAGACTGAATGGTGGGAGTATGACTACACTTCAAGAGTGCTCACAATTCATGCGCACGAACTGAATGCAGCTGTTGATGTGACTGCAAACGATAGATGGCCTTGGCATTACGACTATAATATAAAACCGACGAAAGTGGTCTTAGAACCAGGAGTTACGGCTAAAGGTTCGCTAAGAGGTTTGTTCAATGGGTTCGGTTATCTTCAAACTATTGTTGGACTTGAAGGTTTAAATACCAGTGCTGTAACCGATATGTCTTATATGTTTAGTGGTTGCGGGAGTCTGACCAGTTTTAATTTGAGCAGCTTTAATACAAGTAACGTTGTCGATATGACTTATATGTTCAATGGTTGCGGGAGTTTGACTAGCCTTGATTTGAGTAATTGTGATACAAGTGCGGTCACTAATATGAGTTTGATGTTTGCGGGTTGTGGAAGCTTAACTAGTCTCAATCTGAGGGGACAGTTTAATACCAGCGCAGTTAAAGATATGAGTTACATGTTCCAATGGTTCAATTTACAGAATTTGGATCTAGGCAACTTTAATGTCGAAAACGTTGAAAACATGTCAGGTATGTTTGAAAGAAGCTCGATCAAAAATCTTAATTTGTCGATGTTTAAACCAAGCAAGGTGACCAACATGTCTTCAATGTTTTATAGATGTTCATCAGAACAGATAAATTTCGGCTCTAATTTTGACACGGGTTCTGTAACAAATATGCAAAGCATGTTTGCTGAGTGTGGCGTTAAATCACTTAATATCAAAGATTGGAACGTCAGTAAGGTTCAGAACTTTCAAGAAACGTTTAATAGTTGCTACAACTTACAACAGCTCGATTTGAGTAATTGGCACACAAGCGAAGCTACAACAATGTACTTGATGTTTAACAATTGCCGAGTGCTCACAAGTTTAAATCTCCTTAATTTCGATACCAGAAAAGTTACAGACATGAGGTCTATGTTCAGTACGTGCTGGTCTTTACTGGCACTAGATCTATCAATGTTTCGAACCTCTGAAGTCACAAATATGACCTCAATGTTTTATTCATGTGGAGCACTTAGAGAACTTGACATAAGTAATTTCGATACGAGTAAAGTAACCACGATGGCAAGTATGTTTCAAAGTTGTGGTAACTTAACTAGCCTAAATGTTAATGGATTATTTAATACGAGTGCAGTTACTAATATGAATAGTATGTTTGCGGGATGTGGGAATTTACTAGAACTAAATGTGTCGAACTTTAATACCGCAAATGTAACCGACATGGGTGGCATGTTTTATTCATGTGGAAGTTTATCTAACCTGGATTTGTCGAACTTCAATACCGCAAATGTAACCAATATGGGTGGCATGTTTGAAGATTGTCGAACTATCACTGATATTGATGTGACAAGCTTTGACGTCA of Xylocopilactobacillus apicola contains these proteins:
- a CDS encoding BspA family leucine-rich repeat surface protein, whose translation is MIKRQTSLNMLHSQLMQAISGGGPLDNSDKSDSSKDVSSKVVEAPKLTRGIETQTEWWEYDYTSRVLTIHAHELNAAVDVTANDRWPWHYDYNIKPTKVVLEPGVTAKGSLRGLFNGFGYLQTIVGLEGLNTSAVTDMSYMFSGCGSLTSFNLSSFNTSNVVDMTYMFNGCGSLTSLDLSNCDTSAVTNMSLMFAGCGSLTSLNLRGQFNTSAVKDMSYMFQWFNLQNLDLGNFNVENVENMSGMFERSSIKNLNLSMFKPSKVTNMSSMFYRCSSEQINFGSNFDTGSVTNMQSMFAECGVKSLNIKDWNVSKVQNFQETFNSCYNLQQLDLSNWHTSEATTMYLMFNNCRVLTSLNLLNFDTRKVTDMRSMFSTCWSLLALDLSMFRTSEVTNMTSMFYSCGALRELDISNFDTSKVTTMASMFQSCGNLTSLNVNGLFNTSAVTNMNSMFAGCGNLLELNVSNFNTANVTDMGGMFYSCGSLSNLDLSNFNTANVTNMGGMFEDCRTITDIDVTSFDVRNVVYFNKMFWNCWALPGVDVSNFVTSSAQDMSYMFSNCRQLSSIDVSNFVTSSVQTMREMFNQCWVLTDFDLSNFDTRNVNDMAFMFSGCNKISILDLTSFDSSSLINMSNMFAQNKGSNLLTEVKFGSNFTASKVTDMTKLFSGCDKATNLDFVGSLNTSQVTSMSGMFSGCENLESLDVSSFDTSNVGSMDDMFNGCKKIKTLNVRNFNTSKVGGVNYMFAYCSSLTELDLSNFDFRQINRNWSAMLWMFAGASSLWRLTLGPNTWFAPSQVGTIDNNPVGLANPTVRTPIIDVNEPNENYYCTDPKWVEVDFDNGGSVHDPKGQPLNANEIVDGSVNLTRPTTYVWDQKGKVTFEVPESIDFGVYKDKSYRGERVTSGKQKFKIIDSRNMPRQKTWQVSASATPFTSASGASVAGNPLYYKDSGGTKQLTSTSTLMAEKVMPAQAYEDIWENMWHLQFEPIGKNIPEAGTYGSTITWTLVDADGL